One part of the Drosophila teissieri strain GT53w chromosome 3R, Prin_Dtei_1.1, whole genome shotgun sequence genome encodes these proteins:
- the LOC122620559 gene encoding kunitz-type serine protease inhibitor homolog alpha-dendrotoxin yields MKLLLVLACVVLYASLAYAQDRCDGRPSGRQNCVGGKNEGRGGGHCHRTAMDEMWYYNQRSGRCIKMKYLGCGGNQNRYCSLRHCQRSCP; encoded by the exons ATGAAGTTACTTTTGGTTCTAGCTTGCGTTGTCCTCTACGCTTCTCTCGCCTATGCCCAGGATCGCTGCGATGGACGTCCTAGCG GGCGTCAGAATTGCGTCGGCGGCAAGAACGAAGGACGTGGGGGAGGGCATTGCCACAGAACTGCCATGGACGAAATGTGGTACTATAACCAGAGATCCGGGAGGTGCATCAAGATGAAGTACCTCGGATGTGGCGGCAACCAAAACCGCTACTGCTCCTTAAGACACTGTCAAAGGTCGTGCCCATGA
- the LOC122620558 gene encoding uncharacterized protein LOC122620558 isoform X2: MSRNVTLSDEQSRLNARLEAHMVYICPECGKAFRTQAEWRQHLNTKHDYLKKTYSDFNFIQIDERFHECQLCFKWVENAHKTIALLQYHYFMHLEHSETYRCVHCRMAYTRRRALNVHLLDTHMREIEKYENKLRQMKRQQTKTTTAAATAGSAEKATSVRPRGRPKGSANRKQNDLLQKALMDIDLNTELEKSPTRPVAALAAPANAPKTISNVSEQNLDRCLNAYEDIVRKEKEKDEVPKYDDELDALCKEFFEDGTTPGNVKADEKRSQDEAHLQQRNQEVVIIEIDALGKEEVAQLKKEMKSDPVSQPAKRRRLSTTPSRDSDTEMSTNGLTKLISYLCPKCGKEIASMDGWRTHVFKKHDFEHIIENSFKILESGRKAMCLQCHEVQPTTMRSQLQKHCFKHLPYRSYLKCTLCDRTKTSTSKILNHIRYNHQEELQRKNKTQLLIKPEPMWASPNKSNQAAMADDAGSDDEDDQGEQAVCDHCDRVFRNKWRYERHIAPCRRGGVRKPVEGTVEAMLNHLRDGHMRMNAIWKAAF; the protein is encoded by the exons ATGTCTCGGAACGTGACACTCTCGGATGAGCAAAGCAGGCTGAATGCGCGTCTGGAGGCGCATATGGTTTACATATGTCCGGAATGCGGCAAGGCCTTCCGTACTCAGGCTGAGTGGCGACAGCATCTGAACACG AAACACGACTATCTAAAGAAGACGTACTCGGACTTCAACTTCATTCAGATCGACGAGCGCTTCCACGAGTGCCAGCTGTGCTTCAAGTGGGTGGAAAACGCCCACAAGACAATCGCCCTGTTGCAGTACCACTACTTCATGCACCTGGAACACAGTGAGACCTACCGGTGCGTACACTGCCGCATGGCGTACACGAGACGCCGGGCTCTGAATGTCCACCTACTAGACACGCACATGCGGGAGATCGAGAAGTACGAGAACAAGCTGCGTCAAATGAAGCGGCAGCAGACAAAAACCACCACTGCGGCAGCAACTGCTGGAAGTGCAGAGAAGGCGACGTCTGTAAGGCCTCGAGGGCGTCCCAAAGGTTCAGCGAACAGAAAGCAAAATGACCTGCTGCAAAAGGCGCTGATGGACATTGATCTGAACACAGAATTGGAAAAGTCCCCAACACGGCCAGTGGCAGCACTAGCAGCTCCTGCAAACGCCCCTAAGACCATTTCAAATGTCAGCGAGCAGAATCTAGACCGGTGTTTGAATGCCTACGAGGACATCGTGCgcaaggaaaaggaaaaggatgAGGTGCCAAAGTATGACGACGAGTTGGATGCCCTTTGCAAGGAATTTTTTGAGGATGGCACCACCCCCGGCAACGTAAAAGCTGATGAGAAGCGGTCTCAAGACGAGGCGCATCTGCAGCAACGAAATCAAGAGGTGGTCATCATCGAGATTGATGCACTCGGCAAGGAGGAAGTGGCCCagttaaaaaaggaaatgaagTCAGACCCAGTAAGTCAACCGGCTAAACGACGGCGCCTGTCAACGACGCCCAGTCGCGACTCCGACACGGAAATGTCCACCAACGGCCTCACGAAGCTCATTTCGTACTTGTGTCCAAAGTGCGGCAAAGAGATTGCCTCGATGGACGGGTGGCGAACACACGTGTTCAAGAAACACGACTTTGAGCACATCATCGAGAACAGTTTTAAGATTCTGGAGTCTGGGCGCAAGGCCATGTGCCTGCAGTGCCATGAGGTGCAACCAACGACTATGCGCTCACAACTGCAGAAGCACTGCTTTAAGCATCTGCCTTACCGGTCCTATCTCAAGTGCACACTCTGTGATCGCACTAAGACCAGCACCTCAAAGATCCTCAACCACATTCGCTACAACCAccaggaggagctgcagcgtAAAAACAAGACGCAGCTGCTTATTAAGCCGGAGCCTATGTGGGCCAGTCCCAATAAGTCGAATCAAGCGGCCATGGCGGATGACGCCGGATCCGATGACGAGGACGATCAGGGCGAGCAAGCTGTGTGCGATCACTGTGACAGAGTGTTTCGAAACAAATGGCGTTATGAAAGACACATTGCCCCTTGCAGGAGAGGCGGAGTAAGAAAGCCAGTCGAAGGGACCGTTGAAGCCATGTTGAACCATCTGCGAGACGGACACATGCGAATGAATGCAATCTGGAAG gctgcattttaa
- the LOC122620558 gene encoding uncharacterized protein LOC122620558 isoform X1, protein MSRNVTLSDEQSRLNARLEAHMVYICPECGKAFRTQAEWRQHLNTKHDYLKKTYSDFNFIQIDERFHECQLCFKWVENAHKTIALLQYHYFMHLEHSETYRCVHCRMAYTRRRALNVHLLDTHMREIEKYENKLRQMKRQQTKTTTAAATAGSAEKATSVRPRGRPKGSANRKQNDLLQKALMDIDLNTELEKSPTRPVAALAAPANAPKTISNVSEQNLDRCLNAYEDIVRKEKEKDEVPKYDDELDALCKEFFEDGTTPGNVKADEKRSQDEAHLQQRNQEVVIIEIDALGKEEVAQLKKEMKSDPVSQPAKRRRLSTTPSRDSDTEMSTNGLTKLISYLCPKCGKEIASMDGWRTHVFKKHDFEHIIENSFKILESGRKAMCLQCHEVQPTTMRSQLQKHCFKHLPYRSYLKCTLCDRTKTSTSKILNHIRYNHQEELQRKNKTQLLIKPEPMWASPNKSNQAAMADDAGSDDEDDQGEQAVCDHCDRVFRNKWRYERHIAPCRRGGVRKPVEGTVEAMLNHLRDGHMRMNAIWKVMQREKS, encoded by the exons ATGTCTCGGAACGTGACACTCTCGGATGAGCAAAGCAGGCTGAATGCGCGTCTGGAGGCGCATATGGTTTACATATGTCCGGAATGCGGCAAGGCCTTCCGTACTCAGGCTGAGTGGCGACAGCATCTGAACACG AAACACGACTATCTAAAGAAGACGTACTCGGACTTCAACTTCATTCAGATCGACGAGCGCTTCCACGAGTGCCAGCTGTGCTTCAAGTGGGTGGAAAACGCCCACAAGACAATCGCCCTGTTGCAGTACCACTACTTCATGCACCTGGAACACAGTGAGACCTACCGGTGCGTACACTGCCGCATGGCGTACACGAGACGCCGGGCTCTGAATGTCCACCTACTAGACACGCACATGCGGGAGATCGAGAAGTACGAGAACAAGCTGCGTCAAATGAAGCGGCAGCAGACAAAAACCACCACTGCGGCAGCAACTGCTGGAAGTGCAGAGAAGGCGACGTCTGTAAGGCCTCGAGGGCGTCCCAAAGGTTCAGCGAACAGAAAGCAAAATGACCTGCTGCAAAAGGCGCTGATGGACATTGATCTGAACACAGAATTGGAAAAGTCCCCAACACGGCCAGTGGCAGCACTAGCAGCTCCTGCAAACGCCCCTAAGACCATTTCAAATGTCAGCGAGCAGAATCTAGACCGGTGTTTGAATGCCTACGAGGACATCGTGCgcaaggaaaaggaaaaggatgAGGTGCCAAAGTATGACGACGAGTTGGATGCCCTTTGCAAGGAATTTTTTGAGGATGGCACCACCCCCGGCAACGTAAAAGCTGATGAGAAGCGGTCTCAAGACGAGGCGCATCTGCAGCAACGAAATCAAGAGGTGGTCATCATCGAGATTGATGCACTCGGCAAGGAGGAAGTGGCCCagttaaaaaaggaaatgaagTCAGACCCAGTAAGTCAACCGGCTAAACGACGGCGCCTGTCAACGACGCCCAGTCGCGACTCCGACACGGAAATGTCCACCAACGGCCTCACGAAGCTCATTTCGTACTTGTGTCCAAAGTGCGGCAAAGAGATTGCCTCGATGGACGGGTGGCGAACACACGTGTTCAAGAAACACGACTTTGAGCACATCATCGAGAACAGTTTTAAGATTCTGGAGTCTGGGCGCAAGGCCATGTGCCTGCAGTGCCATGAGGTGCAACCAACGACTATGCGCTCACAACTGCAGAAGCACTGCTTTAAGCATCTGCCTTACCGGTCCTATCTCAAGTGCACACTCTGTGATCGCACTAAGACCAGCACCTCAAAGATCCTCAACCACATTCGCTACAACCAccaggaggagctgcagcgtAAAAACAAGACGCAGCTGCTTATTAAGCCGGAGCCTATGTGGGCCAGTCCCAATAAGTCGAATCAAGCGGCCATGGCGGATGACGCCGGATCCGATGACGAGGACGATCAGGGCGAGCAAGCTGTGTGCGATCACTGTGACAGAGTGTTTCGAAACAAATGGCGTTATGAAAGACACATTGCCCCTTGCAGGAGAGGCGGAGTAAGAAAGCCAGTCGAAGGGACCGTTGAAGCCATGTTGAACCATCTGCGAGACGGACACATGCGAATGAATGCAATCTGGAAGGTGATGCAACGTGAAAAGTCTTAG